The Rutidosis leptorrhynchoides isolate AG116_Rl617_1_P2 unplaced genomic scaffold, CSIRO_AGI_Rlap_v1 contig363, whole genome shotgun sequence genomic sequence CTTGTGCTGCATTAGTGTGGGTATTGCATAGATTGAGACAGTACACACTGCATTACCAAACATTCCTCGTAACTGAGAATGATCCTATCAAGTATTTACTGAACTAGCCAGCTTTGGTGGGTTCATTGGCTAAATGGCAAATTTTGATCTCGGGATTAGATGTGCAATTCATGCCACAAAAGTCGGTTGAGGGTCGAGTAATTGCCGATCTATTGGCTGAGAATCCAGAAGCCTCAAATAATGACGATCGTTCTTTGGATGACTGCATCTTGAGTGTAAATGAAGATTCATGGACAATGTTCTTTGATGGAGCTGTGAACTTGTCTGGTTCAGGTACTGGGGTAGTTTTGATATCCCCAGACGGACAACATCACCCGGTAGCTGCGAAATTGATATTCCCATGTACTAACAATATAGCCGAGTATGAAGCTTTCATCCTTGGGCTTCAAGCTGCAATCGAGATGGGTGTAGCCAAATTAAAAGTGTTTGGGGATTCCGCGCTGATCATACTACAGACCATAGGTGAATGGAAGACTAAGGATGCTAAGTTGCTCCCATATCATGAGTACTTAGAAGATTTGATCAAGAAATTCGATGAAGTTTCATTTGAATACTTATCGAGGTCTCACAA encodes the following:
- the LOC139883170 gene encoding uncharacterized protein, with the protein product MSELKYYNVEKACAALVWPALVGSLAKWQILISGLDVQFMPQKSVEGRVIADLLAENPEASNNDDRSLDDCILSVNEDSWTMFFDGAVNLSGSGTGVVLISPDGQHHPVAAKLIFPCTNNIAEYEAFILGLQAAIEMGVAKLKVFGDSALIILQTIGEWKTKDAKLLPYHEYLEDLIKKFDEVSFEYLSRSHNQFVDALATLSSMLQVTDGLEVEPLKIEILPRPAYCMVVTEEPDGKPWYYDIMNYIQKQGFPEGSTPADRKYIMKMASKFFVSGENLYKRSYDSILLRCVGAVEATQIMQEIHEGVCGPHMNGELSRLA